The Opisthocomus hoazin isolate bOpiHoa1 chromosome 2, bOpiHoa1.hap1, whole genome shotgun sequence genomic interval CCTTGTCATCCCCCCGGGGAGTGGCGCAGTAGTCGAGgggttcttcctcctcctcctcctcctcagcgtCCCCCTCCCCAGAGTGGCAGCAACAGAGGCTGGCGTCAAGGCAGCGGCGCAGCACGCCATGGAAGGAGTGCCGGAAATTTTCGGAGAGGAAGCCATAGAGGATGGGGTTGGCACAGCTGTTGGAGTAGCTGAGGATGAGGGAGGCGTTGTTGACGGTAGCATCCAGGCGTCCGGGCAGCAGGAGGTTCACCAGCTGCACCACGTAAAAGGGCATCCAGCAGACCACAAACATGGCGACCACCATCAGCACCAGGCGCGTCAGCTTGCCCTCGGAGCGCCGGCGCTGCTGCCAGCCCACCCGCTGTGCCACTGCCCGCATCTTGCCCACGATCAGCAGGTAGCACAGCCCCATGGCCAGCACCGGCAGCAGGAAGCCCAGCAAGGTGGTGTAGACCACAAAGGCGGCCGACCAGGCTGGGCTCGGCCACAGGAGGTTGCAGGCCACCGCTTGGCCATCGCGGGTGGTTGCCGTACCGGCGAAGATGGGGATGGGCGAAGCCACCAGCAAGGAGAGGAGCCACACGCCCCCGTTGACCATCTTGGCCACCCGAGGGCGGCGGTAGGTGGCTGCCCGCAGCGGGTGCACCACCGCGATGTAGCGGTCCAGGCTGAGGACGGTCAAGCAGAAGACGCTGGTGAACATGTTGAGCCCATCGACGCCCAGCACGGTGCGGCACAGGGCCCGGCCGAAGGGCCAGTGGTGCAGGGCGGCTGACGTGGCCACGAAGGGGATGCTGAGCATGAAGAGTTCGTCAGCGATGGCCAGGTTCAGCAGGTAGATGTTGGTGGCCGTCTTCATCTTGGCGTAGCGCAGGATGACAAAGATCACCAGGGAgttgcccagcagccccagcaggcacACCAGGGCGTAGATGCACTggatcaccaccatgcctgcgaTCTCGCCCGCCTTGCCGCCCCACTCAGCCTGCGCCTG includes:
- the SSTR4 gene encoding somatostatin receptor type 4 encodes the protein MSTDAEQLPVGAQAASVPLWTVSSWAASEGPPNTSAALGETSRQQAQAEWGGKAGEIAGMVVIQCIYALVCLLGLLGNSLVIFVILRYAKMKTATNIYLLNLAIADELFMLSIPFVATSAALHHWPFGRALCRTVLGVDGLNMFTSVFCLTVLSLDRYIAVVHPLRAATYRRPRVAKMVNGGVWLLSLLVASPIPIFAGTATTRDGQAVACNLLWPSPAWSAAFVVYTTLLGFLLPVLAMGLCYLLIVGKMRAVAQRVGWQQRRRSEGKLTRLVLMVVAMFVVCWMPFYVVQLVNLLLPGRLDATVNNASLILSYSNSCANPILYGFLSENFRHSFHGVLRRCLDASLCCCHSGEGDAEEEEEEEEPLDYCATPRGDDKGKGCMCPPLPCQQEPVHPEPCCKPGPLLTKTTTF